The following are encoded together in the Streptomyces asoensis genome:
- a CDS encoding DUF4396 domain-containing protein, which produces MDHDQHHHQQQVQHEHHQQHAQHGDGDRHASWAMAARATLHCLTGCAIGEILGMVIGTALGWGNVPTMVTAIVLAFFFGYSLTLFGLRRAGLDLRAAVKVALAADTVSIAVMELVDNGVVALTPGAMEAQLSDGLFWATLLGGFVVAFLVTTPVNKWMIGRGKGHAVAHAGHA; this is translated from the coding sequence ATGGACCACGACCAGCACCACCACCAGCAGCAGGTGCAGCACGAGCACCACCAGCAGCACGCGCAGCACGGCGACGGGGACCGGCACGCCTCCTGGGCGATGGCGGCCAGGGCGACCCTGCACTGCCTGACCGGCTGTGCCATCGGCGAGATCCTCGGCATGGTCATCGGCACCGCCCTCGGCTGGGGCAATGTGCCCACCATGGTCACCGCGATCGTCCTCGCGTTCTTCTTCGGCTACTCCCTGACGCTCTTCGGGCTGCGCCGGGCCGGGCTGGACCTCCGGGCCGCCGTCAAGGTGGCGCTGGCCGCCGACACCGTGTCGATCGCCGTGATGGAACTGGTCGACAACGGCGTCGTCGCGCTCACCCCGGGCGCGATGGAGGCCCAGCTCTCCGACGGCCTCTTCTGGGCGACCCTCCTCGGCGGTTTCGTGGTCGCCTTCCTGGTCACCACGCCCGTGAACAAGTGGATGATCGGCCGCGGCAAGGGGCACGCCGTCGCCCACGCGGGCCACGCCTGA
- a CDS encoding MarR family winged helix-turn-helix transcriptional regulator, whose amino-acid sequence MAVASALVRSAFLVNAVYTEAGRVHGITPQQGRLLCALMPQPYGMSELGEMLGLGRSSLTGLVDRTVGRGLVRREPDPRDGRAVRVALTEAGDRLARLFHDETCRRVEDLPSGLDTDERDRLAALLARVVLDNEAPGVFTGPEVRPAPGVRHPPAVPTGPGSRRST is encoded by the coding sequence ATGGCCGTCGCGAGCGCGTTGGTGCGGTCGGCGTTCCTCGTCAACGCCGTCTACACCGAGGCCGGCCGCGTCCACGGCATCACTCCCCAGCAGGGCCGGCTGCTGTGCGCCCTGATGCCGCAGCCGTACGGCATGAGCGAACTCGGAGAGATGCTGGGGCTCGGCAGGTCGAGCCTGACGGGACTCGTGGACCGTACGGTCGGGCGCGGACTGGTCCGGCGCGAGCCGGATCCGCGGGACGGACGGGCCGTCCGCGTCGCCCTCACCGAGGCGGGCGACCGGCTCGCGCGGCTCTTCCACGACGAGACGTGCCGCCGTGTCGAGGACCTGCCCTCGGGGCTGGACACGGACGAACGCGACCGGCTCGCCGCGCTGTTGGCCCGTGTCGTCCTCGACAACGAGGCACCCGGGGTCTTCACCGGACCGGAGGTCCGACCGGCTCCGGGCGTCCGGCATCCTCCCGCTGTGCCCACAGGGCCAGGGTCACGACGATCGACGTGA
- a CDS encoding MFS transporter, giving the protein MTGHTYRQLFRVPEFTPLFLSAAAHTAAGTVAGLALGTLVYRATGSPLLSAVSMFGPSLAQVLGATFFLSGADRLPPRSALTGLLLAFAAATAVLALPGLPVWGVFAVVLLQGLVASLGGGVRWGLLNEILTKDGYLPGRSLFNMVNGLMQIVGFATGGALVTTLSPRPVLLLATALYAVAAAVTRLGLTARPPRASGRPSFAATRRSNAVLWSLRPRRLTYLGLWIPNGLVVGCEALYVPYAPDAAGLLFACGALGMLVGDVTVGRLVPASLRPRLATPLLLLLATPYAFFVLRPAPATAAVCAALASVGFGAGLVQQERLMALTPPELSGHALGLHSAGMLTMQGVSAALAGGLAQLASPATAMTVMAVTSIVVTLALWAQREDAGRPEPVGPPVR; this is encoded by the coding sequence ATGACCGGCCACACGTACCGCCAGCTCTTCCGCGTCCCCGAGTTCACCCCTCTCTTCCTCTCCGCCGCCGCCCACACCGCCGCCGGGACGGTCGCGGGCCTCGCCCTCGGCACGCTCGTCTACCGGGCCACCGGCTCCCCGCTGCTGTCGGCGGTCAGCATGTTCGGCCCGTCGCTCGCGCAGGTCCTGGGCGCGACCTTCTTCCTGTCGGGTGCCGACCGGCTGCCCCCGAGGTCGGCGCTGACCGGCCTCTTGCTCGCCTTCGCCGCCGCGACGGCCGTCCTGGCCCTGCCGGGCCTGCCGGTGTGGGGGGTCTTCGCCGTCGTCCTCCTCCAGGGACTGGTCGCCTCGCTCGGCGGCGGTGTCCGCTGGGGCCTGCTGAACGAGATCCTCACCAAGGACGGCTACCTGCCGGGGCGTTCGCTGTTCAACATGGTGAACGGGCTCATGCAGATCGTCGGGTTCGCCACCGGCGGCGCGCTCGTCACCACGCTCTCCCCGCGCCCCGTCCTGCTGCTCGCCACCGCCTTGTACGCCGTCGCCGCCGCGGTGACCCGGCTCGGCCTCACCGCCCGCCCGCCGCGGGCCTCCGGCCGCCCCTCGTTCGCGGCGACCCGGCGCTCGAACGCCGTCCTGTGGTCCTTGCGCCCCCGCCGCCTGACCTATCTTGGCCTGTGGATCCCCAACGGCCTGGTCGTCGGCTGCGAGGCCCTCTACGTGCCCTACGCCCCCGACGCGGCGGGCCTGCTGTTCGCGTGCGGGGCGCTCGGCATGCTGGTCGGGGACGTGACCGTGGGCCGTCTCGTCCCGGCGTCGCTGCGCCCCCGGCTGGCCACGCCCCTCCTGCTGCTCCTGGCCACTCCGTACGCCTTCTTCGTGCTGCGTCCCGCGCCCGCGACGGCCGCGGTGTGCGCCGCCCTCGCCTCCGTCGGGTTCGGCGCGGGCCTGGTCCAGCAGGAACGGCTGATGGCCCTCACCCCGCCCGAACTCAGCGGCCACGCACTGGGGTTGCACTCGGCCGGCATGCTCACGATGCAGGGGGTGAGCGCGGCCCTCGCCGGAGGACTGGCCCAACTCGCCTCGCCCGCGACCGCGATGACGGTCATGGCCGTCACGTCGATCGTCGTGACCCTGGCCCTGTGGGCACAGCGGGAGGATGCCGGACGCCCGGAGCCGGTCGGACCTCCGGTCCGGTGA
- a CDS encoding ArsR/SmtB family transcription factor — protein MGWWQVNADTLARSRFVLSPLAETFASLKLLHAGVGAHPGESGWLHERLPDYRALLAADPVTALLVRAGLGRGGSPLASASERGGWIADFLTPTPRDGESFEEGVARVRAAHPAQARAHLRTSLAGPLPAALERDDLPQRAAALLEYVWETGVRPQWERRRRVLEADVVARTAQVSRGGWAAALDSLRPGTRWLGESRFQVNLHEYPPREISGAELVFVPVTPKAGWVAWEGRERYAVVYPCAGALAEDHRGRARAVPAALGALLGPGRATVLILLSSPLSTTQLVALTGQGLGTVGRHLRVLLDAGLVERRRAGRSVLYSRTAAGEVVTGAGGAGGRGGAGAETGGRPGRGGFTGRG, from the coding sequence TTGGGCTGGTGGCAGGTGAACGCGGACACCCTTGCCCGCAGCCGGTTCGTGCTCTCTCCGCTCGCCGAGACCTTCGCGAGTCTGAAGCTGCTGCACGCGGGCGTGGGCGCGCATCCCGGCGAGAGCGGCTGGCTGCACGAACGGCTGCCCGACTACCGCGCCCTCCTGGCGGCCGACCCCGTGACCGCGCTGCTGGTGCGGGCCGGGCTCGGGCGAGGGGGATCCCCCCTCGCGAGCGCGTCCGAGCGTGGGGGATGGATCGCCGACTTCCTCACGCCGACGCCGAGGGACGGCGAGAGCTTCGAGGAGGGCGTGGCCCGGGTGCGGGCGGCCCACCCGGCGCAGGCCCGCGCCCATCTGCGGACGTCCCTGGCCGGCCCGCTCCCCGCCGCCCTGGAGCGGGACGACCTGCCGCAGCGTGCGGCCGCGCTGCTGGAGTACGTGTGGGAGACGGGTGTGCGACCGCAGTGGGAGCGGCGACGGCGGGTCCTGGAGGCCGATGTCGTCGCCCGGACGGCGCAGGTCAGCCGGGGCGGCTGGGCCGCCGCCCTCGACTCGCTGCGGCCGGGGACGCGGTGGCTCGGTGAGAGCCGGTTCCAGGTGAACCTGCACGAGTACCCGCCCCGGGAGATCTCCGGCGCCGAGCTGGTGTTCGTGCCGGTCACCCCGAAGGCCGGGTGGGTGGCCTGGGAGGGGCGGGAGCGGTACGCCGTCGTCTATCCGTGCGCCGGCGCGCTCGCCGAGGACCACCGCGGTCGGGCCCGTGCCGTGCCGGCCGCGCTGGGCGCCCTGCTGGGACCCGGCCGGGCGACCGTGCTGATCCTGCTCTCCAGCCCGTTGAGCACCACCCAGCTGGTCGCGCTGACCGGCCAGGGCCTCGGGACGGTCGGCCGCCATCTGCGCGTCCTGCTCGACGCGGGCCTGGTGGAGCGGCGACGGGCGGGACGGTCGGTGCTGTACTCGCGGACCGCGGCGGGCGAGGTCGTGACCGGCGCGGGCGGGGCCGGGGGCAGGGGCGGGGCCGGGGCGGAAACGGGGGGTCGCCCCGGAAGGGGTGGGTTCACCGGCCGGGGCTAG
- a CDS encoding glutathione peroxidase: MTTDAGASPLNVQIDALKGGSAELSQYTGKAVLVVNVASKCGLTPQYTGLEKLQERYADQGFTVLGVPCNQFLGQEPGTAEEIAEFCSATYGVSFPLTEKVEVNGAGRHPLYERLVGFADGEGHDGDIRWNFEKFLIGRDGTVVARFSPQTEPESAEVVAAIEGQLG; this comes from the coding sequence ATGACTACTGATGCCGGTGCCTCTCCCCTCAACGTCCAGATCGACGCCCTCAAGGGCGGTTCCGCGGAGCTCTCGCAGTACACGGGCAAGGCCGTGCTCGTGGTGAACGTGGCGTCCAAGTGCGGCCTGACCCCGCAGTACACGGGCCTGGAGAAGCTCCAGGAGCGCTACGCCGACCAGGGCTTCACGGTGCTCGGCGTGCCCTGCAACCAGTTCCTCGGGCAGGAGCCCGGCACCGCCGAGGAGATCGCCGAGTTCTGCTCGGCCACGTACGGCGTGTCCTTCCCGCTGACCGAGAAGGTCGAGGTCAACGGTGCGGGCCGGCACCCGCTGTACGAGCGGCTCGTCGGATTCGCGGACGGCGAGGGCCACGACGGCGACATCCGCTGGAACTTCGAGAAGTTCCTGATCGGACGGGACGGGACGGTCGTCGCCCGTTTCTCCCCGCAGACCGAGCCCGAGTCCGCGGAGGTCGTCGCGGCCATCGAGGGCCAGCTGGGCTAG
- a CDS encoding MerR family transcriptional regulator, which yields MGDEGELLTIGAFAARARLTAKALRLYDRLGLLAPAHIDEASGYRYYRAGQVERARLVAMLRQLDMPLARVAEVLESADGPGSGDLLAAYWGDVETRFAAQRTLAAYLRARLSGRSSEMYEKFEVQLVDVPGHVVVTETRHTLADELPTWIPASLGRLEEAAGACGGVAGAPYVLYHSAVTMESDGPVESCVPVADEAAARAWAAAVRTGASRFRVRTEPARRLAYTRITKAQVAHPQILAPYEAVEAWMRREGWEYDGPCREVYFADWDAAGAEDEVCDVAFPVKRG from the coding sequence ATGGGGGACGAGGGCGAGCTGCTCACCATCGGCGCGTTCGCCGCGCGGGCCCGCCTGACGGCCAAGGCCCTGCGGCTGTACGACCGGCTCGGGCTGCTCGCCCCGGCGCACATCGACGAGGCCAGCGGATACCGCTACTACCGCGCCGGGCAGGTGGAACGCGCCCGGCTCGTGGCCATGCTGCGCCAGCTGGACATGCCGCTGGCGCGCGTGGCCGAGGTGCTGGAGAGCGCCGACGGACCCGGTTCCGGGGACCTGCTCGCCGCCTACTGGGGCGATGTCGAGACCCGGTTCGCCGCCCAGCGCACCCTCGCCGCCTACCTCCGTGCACGGCTGTCGGGGAGGAGCTCCGAGATGTACGAGAAGTTCGAGGTCCAGTTGGTCGACGTGCCCGGGCACGTGGTCGTCACCGAGACGCGGCACACCCTCGCGGACGAACTGCCCACGTGGATCCCCGCCTCGCTGGGGCGTCTCGAGGAGGCGGCCGGGGCGTGCGGGGGCGTGGCGGGCGCGCCGTACGTCCTGTACCACTCCGCGGTGACCATGGAGAGCGACGGGCCGGTCGAGTCGTGCGTGCCCGTGGCCGACGAGGCCGCGGCCCGGGCCTGGGCGGCCGCCGTGCGGACCGGGGCGAGCCGTTTCCGGGTCCGGACCGAACCGGCCCGGCGGCTCGCGTACACGAGGATCACCAAGGCCCAGGTGGCGCACCCTCAGATCCTCGCCCCGTACGAGGCGGTGGAGGCATGGATGAGGCGGGAGGGCTGGGAGTACGACGGGCCGTGCCGGGAGGTCTACTTCGCCGACTGGGACGCGGCCGGGGCCGAGGACGAGGTGTGCGACGTGGCGTTCCCGGTGAAGCGGGGCTAG
- a CDS encoding DUF397 domain-containing protein has translation MAMQQGAANEWVKSSYSQGNGACVEIKSPVRAAMAVRDSKVTEGPTLAFPADAWNTFVASVKA, from the coding sequence ATGGCAATGCAGCAGGGCGCCGCGAACGAGTGGGTCAAGTCCTCCTACTCGCAGGGCAACGGCGCGTGCGTCGAGATCAAGTCCCCCGTCCGCGCGGCCATGGCCGTCCGTGACTCCAAGGTCACCGAGGGCCCGACCCTGGCCTTCCCCGCCGACGCGTGGAACACCTTCGTGGCATCGGTCAAGGCGTAA
- a CDS encoding helix-turn-helix domain-containing protein: protein MASNVNPTVRRRRLGQELRRLRELKGMTAEEVAERLLVSQSKISRLENGRRSISQRDVRDLCGVYEVEDQRMVDSLMEMAKDSRQQGWWHAFGDVPYSVYIGLETDAASLRVYDPQVVPGLLQTRQYAEALISGALPEAPPADIDKRIQVRLRRQERISTTDNPLRLWAVLDEAALRREVGNRQVMIEQLDYLLEMSQLPHVTVQLIPFTMGAHPGVSGQYAILEFPDAADSSVVYIEGVTSDLYLEKPQDVQKYSVMYEHLRAQALNADQTREFIAKVAKDYARESA, encoded by the coding sequence GTGGCGTCCAATGTCAATCCGACCGTCAGGCGACGCCGGCTCGGGCAGGAGCTGCGTCGGCTCCGCGAACTCAAGGGCATGACGGCCGAAGAGGTCGCCGAGCGCCTGCTGGTGTCCCAGTCGAAGATCAGCCGGCTGGAGAACGGCCGGCGCAGCATCAGCCAGCGCGACGTCCGCGACCTGTGCGGGGTGTACGAGGTCGAGGACCAGCGGATGGTGGACTCGCTGATGGAGATGGCCAAGGACTCCCGCCAGCAGGGCTGGTGGCACGCCTTCGGCGATGTCCCGTACAGCGTCTACATCGGTCTGGAGACCGACGCGGCGAGCCTGCGCGTGTACGACCCCCAGGTCGTCCCGGGGCTGCTCCAGACCCGCCAGTACGCGGAGGCGCTGATCTCGGGCGCGCTGCCGGAGGCGCCGCCGGCGGACATCGACAAGCGGATCCAGGTGCGTCTGCGCCGCCAGGAGCGCATCTCCACCACCGACAACCCGCTGCGCCTGTGGGCGGTCCTGGACGAGGCGGCGCTGCGCCGCGAGGTCGGCAACCGGCAGGTGATGATCGAGCAGCTGGACTACCTGCTGGAGATGTCCCAGCTGCCGCACGTGACCGTGCAGTTGATCCCGTTCACGATGGGCGCGCACCCGGGGGTGAGCGGCCAGTACGCGATCCTCGAGTTCCCGGACGCCGCCGACTCCAGCGTGGTCTACATCGAGGGCGTCACCAGCGACCTGTACCTCGAGAAGCCGCAGGACGTGCAGAAGTACAGCGTGATGTACGAGCATCTGCGGGCCCAGGCGCTGAACGCCGACCAGACCCGGGAGTTCATCGCGAAGGTGGCGAAGGACTATGCCAGGGAAAGCGCTTGA
- a CDS encoding GOLPH3/VPS74 family protein: MGRSRRTIPEELLLLALDPTTGTTAQPQSLDLGLAGAQLVELALAGRIAPDGDRIAVVSPRPTGDPTLDCALELLRRRGAPVRAVHWIGGPRLGLRQTYLSHLERCGMVHAVAGQMCGVLPTTRYQATDTDISREIKARLDSAIRTGVPPDPRTAALAALAHAVGLGKHLYPGNEGRSSRSRLRDLIRHDPMGGLVAHAVMDVQNGAVAQPRRNQAPPGRQAGPGARPAPEPARGVPAQPHRGSMARVVAH; encoded by the coding sequence ATGGGCAGGAGCCGCAGAACAATTCCGGAAGAGCTTTTGTTGCTGGCGCTGGACCCGACCACGGGTACCACCGCACAGCCGCAGTCGCTCGACCTCGGTCTGGCCGGAGCACAGCTAGTGGAGCTGGCGCTGGCCGGACGGATAGCCCCTGACGGGGATCGTATCGCCGTGGTGTCCCCACGGCCGACTGGAGACCCAACGCTGGACTGCGCGTTGGAGTTGCTGCGAAGGCGTGGCGCTCCCGTACGGGCTGTCCACTGGATCGGCGGGCCGCGTCTCGGGCTGCGCCAGACCTACCTCTCGCATCTGGAACGGTGCGGCATGGTGCATGCCGTCGCGGGCCAGATGTGCGGAGTGCTGCCGACGACTCGCTACCAGGCGACGGACACCGACATCAGCCGGGAGATCAAGGCCCGGCTGGACTCCGCGATCCGCACCGGCGTACCGCCGGACCCGCGGACCGCGGCGCTCGCCGCACTGGCGCACGCGGTCGGCCTCGGCAAGCACCTGTACCCGGGCAACGAGGGACGCTCGTCCCGCTCCCGGTTGCGGGACCTGATCAGGCACGACCCCATGGGCGGTCTCGTGGCGCACGCCGTGATGGACGTCCAGAACGGCGCGGTGGCACAGCCGCGCCGCAACCAGGCACCACCCGGCCGCCAGGCCGGACCCGGTGCCAGGCCCGCTCCGGAGCCCGCCCGTGGCGTTCCGGCGCAGCCGCACCGAGGTTCCATGGCGCGTGTCGTGGCCCACTGA
- a CDS encoding D-alanyl-D-alanine carboxypeptidase: protein MEEASVAGESPDRSKQRESSAEPTSGSGGTVPEARESRDSLDPRIAVARDAGPSAARGGVDTATRVFSVRDVKTTESSGEDGGSDGAAAAESSGDGASASGAAPGDGNAGAGSAGRGGEDAGDTGDGDEGDSASGAARDADEGAGAGDSASRDAGEASEGGDERLREAVAQWVASADPESPTKASATAEETDEGSSPANVSDTEPADARSASAEPSDAVPADARSADAAPADARPSDEEPTDAERSAGPADAESAADEPSHARPSGAKPAGPASAGKPGDAERSTTDEPSAAKPSGAKRTDEATSDATTADARPSDEEPTDAERSAGPADAESAADEPSDARPSGAKPAGPASAGKPAVDEPADAVPADARPSADDEPSGGRASGDASSGVSESGRGRGAGAEERSGNRAGDDASKPAPKWASGSGADTDADADTEKPDASPVDQPTAVFKAPRPKPAVDQPTTMLKLGGAAEPVRDEDAAEAKAAGKADEKTDERKADAPAERTSKFVALKPLDEPRPLKATPEVTALVPQVGPERTTQQPLPPKPPLDLLAELTNTPPPPPTPLRTLGRRLKIWTPLVILLLVAFAIAQAVRPLPAAALTLTAKDTYTFDGGKTQLPWPGEGQGWMDADGVGTMGSFGKQTPVAIGSVAKTMTAYIILKNHPMKAGEEGPEIEVDATAEKEGGYDVTGDESTLNTVKAGDRLTEKQALSAVLIPSANNIARLLARWDAGSEAAFVKKMNDTAKELGMTNTTYTDPSGLKETTVSTAEDQVKLGRAFVKVPALVSISGAASWTDPSGKYWNNYNELPYDIGAIGIKTGSTTAAGGNLLFASRKKVDGKSVTLVGAVLGQHKPKILETVNAVSKTALLAAEDAVTSAKILKKGDVVGYVDDKLGGHTPVVITQDVSAVGWAGMTVKLSFTAGEVPHTAKAGTQVGTLTVGDGSSSAVKVPVALQSDLAEPGFSDKLTRIG from the coding sequence ATGGAGGAGGCATCGGTGGCGGGCGAGTCCCCCGACAGGTCGAAGCAGCGCGAGTCGTCGGCAGAACCGACGTCGGGGAGCGGGGGCACGGTTCCCGAGGCACGTGAGTCCCGCGACTCGCTCGATCCGCGGATCGCGGTGGCCCGCGACGCGGGGCCGTCCGCGGCGCGGGGCGGCGTGGACACGGCGACGCGGGTGTTCTCCGTGCGGGACGTGAAGACCACGGAGTCCTCCGGAGAGGACGGCGGGTCCGACGGAGCCGCGGCCGCGGAGAGCTCCGGTGACGGGGCGTCGGCGTCCGGGGCCGCCCCGGGCGACGGGAACGCCGGCGCCGGATCCGCCGGCCGCGGCGGCGAGGACGCCGGGGACACCGGCGACGGCGACGAGGGCGACAGCGCCTCCGGGGCCGCACGGGACGCCGACGAGGGCGCCGGGGCGGGCGACAGCGCCTCCCGGGACGCCGGAGAGGCCTCCGAGGGCGGTGACGAGCGTCTGCGGGAGGCCGTGGCCCAGTGGGTGGCCTCGGCCGACCCCGAGAGCCCCACGAAGGCGTCCGCGACGGCCGAGGAGACCGACGAGGGCTCCTCCCCCGCGAACGTCTCCGACACCGAGCCCGCGGACGCGAGGTCCGCGTCCGCGGAACCATCGGACGCGGTGCCCGCCGACGCGAGGTCCGCGGACGCGGCGCCCGCCGACGCGAGGCCTTCCGACGAGGAGCCCACGGACGCCGAGCGCTCCGCCGGGCCCGCGGACGCCGAGTCCGCCGCCGACGAGCCTTCGCACGCGCGGCCCTCCGGCGCGAAGCCGGCCGGTCCGGCCTCGGCCGGGAAGCCCGGGGACGCCGAGCGGTCCACGACCGACGAGCCCTCGGCGGCGAAGCCCTCCGGCGCGAAGCGCACGGACGAAGCGACCTCCGACGCCACGACGGCCGACGCCAGGCCCTCCGACGAGGAGCCCACGGACGCCGAGCGCTCCGCCGGGCCCGCGGACGCCGAGTCCGCCGCCGACGAGCCTTCGGACGCGCGGCCCTCCGGCGCGAAGCCGGCCGGTCCGGCCTCGGCCGGGAAGCCCGCGGTCGACGAGCCCGCGGACGCGGTGCCCGCCGACGCCAGGCCCTCCGCCGACGACGAGCCCTCGGGCGGCCGGGCCTCCGGCGACGCGTCCTCCGGTGTGTCGGAGTCGGGGCGGGGCCGTGGGGCCGGGGCGGAGGAACGTTCCGGGAACCGGGCCGGGGACGACGCCTCCAAGCCCGCGCCGAAGTGGGCCTCGGGCAGCGGTGCGGACACGGACGCGGACGCGGACACCGAGAAGCCCGACGCCTCGCCCGTCGACCAGCCCACCGCCGTCTTCAAGGCACCCCGCCCGAAGCCCGCCGTCGACCAGCCGACCACCATGCTGAAGCTCGGCGGCGCCGCCGAGCCCGTGCGGGACGAGGACGCGGCCGAGGCGAAGGCCGCCGGGAAGGCCGACGAGAAGACCGACGAGCGGAAGGCCGACGCGCCCGCCGAGCGGACCAGCAAGTTCGTCGCGCTGAAGCCGCTCGACGAGCCCCGTCCGCTGAAGGCGACGCCCGAGGTCACCGCGCTCGTCCCGCAGGTCGGTCCCGAGCGGACCACGCAGCAGCCGCTGCCGCCGAAGCCGCCGCTGGACCTGCTGGCGGAGCTGACGAACACGCCGCCGCCCCCGCCGACCCCGCTGCGCACGCTGGGACGGCGGCTCAAGATCTGGACGCCGCTGGTCATCCTGCTCCTGGTCGCGTTTGCGATCGCGCAGGCCGTCCGTCCGCTGCCGGCGGCCGCTCTCACCCTGACCGCGAAGGACACGTACACCTTCGACGGCGGCAAGACGCAGCTGCCCTGGCCGGGCGAGGGACAGGGCTGGATGGACGCCGACGGCGTCGGCACGATGGGCAGCTTCGGCAAGCAGACGCCCGTGGCCATCGGCTCCGTCGCCAAGACCATGACGGCGTACATCATCCTCAAGAACCACCCGATGAAGGCGGGCGAGGAAGGCCCGGAGATCGAGGTCGACGCGACGGCGGAGAAGGAGGGCGGCTACGACGTCACCGGCGACGAGTCGACGCTCAACACCGTCAAGGCCGGCGACCGGCTCACCGAGAAGCAGGCCCTGTCGGCCGTGCTGATCCCCTCCGCCAACAACATCGCGCGGCTGCTCGCGCGCTGGGACGCGGGTTCGGAGGCGGCGTTCGTGAAGAAGATGAACGACACCGCCAAGGAACTGGGGATGACGAACACCACGTACACCGACCCCTCGGGCCTGAAGGAGACGACCGTCTCGACCGCCGAGGACCAGGTGAAGCTCGGCCGGGCGTTCGTGAAGGTCCCGGCCCTGGTCTCCATCTCCGGCGCGGCCAGCTGGACCGACCCGTCCGGCAAGTACTGGAACAACTACAACGAGCTGCCGTACGACATCGGGGCGATCGGCATCAAGACCGGCAGCACCACCGCGGCCGGCGGCAACCTGCTCTTCGCCTCCCGCAAGAAGGTCGACGGCAAGTCGGTGACCCTCGTCGGCGCGGTCCTCGGCCAGCACAAGCCGAAGATCCTGGAGACGGTCAACGCCGTCAGCAAGACGGCGCTGCTCGCCGCCGAGGACGCGGTCACCTCGGCGAAGATCCTGAAGAAGGGCGACGTCGTCGGGTACGTGGACGACAAGCTGGGCGGCCACACGCCCGTGGTCATCACCCAGGACGTCTCGGCGGTCGGCTGGGCCGGCATGACGGTGAAGCTGTCCTTCACCGCCGGTGAGGTGCCGCACACCGCGAAGGCCGGCACCCAGGTGGGCACGCTCACCGTCGGGGACGGCTCCAGCAGTGCCGTGAAGGTGCCGGTCGCCCTCCAGTCCGATCTGGCCGAGCCGGGCTTCTCGGACAAGCTGACACGCATCGGCTGA